In the genome of Desulfovibrio desulfuricans, one region contains:
- a CDS encoding STAS domain-containing protein — translation MQVCKKTADGVLHVSIAGKIDTVTAPALDRELQEDCATADSLVLDFSQVDYISSAGLRILLRLHKRMVERQGMRIVNANETVREVFSITGFVDLFTIE, via the coding sequence ATGCAGGTTTGCAAAAAAACAGCTGACGGCGTTTTGCATGTCAGCATAGCGGGCAAGATAGATACGGTCACAGCCCCTGCGCTGGACAGGGAGCTGCAGGAGGACTGCGCCACGGCGGACTCGCTGGTGCTTGATTTCAGCCAGGTGGACTACATTTCGAGCGCCGGTCTGCGCATACTGCTGCGCCTGCACAAACGGATGGTCGAGCGCCAGGGCATGCGCATCGTCAATGCCAATGAAACCGTGAGAGAAGTGTTCAGCATCACGGGCTTTGTGGATCTGTTTACCATCGAATAA